Proteins from one Pseudomonas bijieensis genomic window:
- the purM gene encoding phosphoribosylformylglycinamidine cyclo-ligase has protein sequence MSKQPSLSYKDAGVDIDAGEALVERIKSVAKRTARPEVMGGLGGFGALCEIPAGYKQPVLVSGTDGVGTKLRLALNLNKHDSIGIDLVAMCVNDLVVCGAEPLFFLDYYATGKLNVDTAAQVVTGIGAGCELSGCSLVGGETAEMPGMYEGEDYDLAGFCVGVVEKAEIIDGSKVATGDALLALPSSGPHSNGYSLIRKIIEVSGADIENTQLDGKPLADLLMAPTRIYVKPLLKLIKDTGAVKAMAHITGGGLLDNIPRVLPKGAQAVVDVASWTRPAVFDWLQEKGNVDETEMHRVLNCGVGMVICVAQEHVETALNVLREAGEQPWVIGQIATAAEGAAQVELKNLKAH, from the coding sequence ATGAGCAAGCAACCCTCCCTGAGCTACAAGGACGCCGGTGTAGACATCGACGCCGGTGAAGCATTGGTCGAACGCATCAAGAGCGTCGCCAAGCGCACTGCGCGTCCGGAAGTCATGGGCGGCCTGGGCGGTTTCGGCGCCCTCTGCGAGATCCCGGCCGGCTACAAGCAACCGGTGCTGGTCTCGGGCACCGACGGCGTCGGCACCAAGCTGCGCCTGGCGCTGAACCTGAACAAGCACGACAGCATCGGCATCGACCTGGTGGCCATGTGCGTGAACGACCTGGTGGTCTGCGGCGCCGAGCCGCTGTTCTTCCTCGATTACTACGCCACCGGCAAACTGAATGTCGACACCGCCGCCCAAGTGGTGACCGGCATCGGCGCTGGCTGCGAACTGTCCGGCTGCTCCCTGGTCGGCGGCGAAACCGCTGAAATGCCTGGCATGTACGAAGGCGAAGACTACGACCTGGCTGGCTTCTGCGTCGGCGTCGTGGAGAAGGCCGAGATCATCGACGGCTCGAAAGTCGCCACCGGCGATGCCTTGCTCGCCCTGCCGTCCTCCGGCCCGCATTCCAACGGCTACTCGCTGATCCGCAAGATCATCGAAGTCTCCGGTGCCGACATCGAGAACACCCAGCTCGACGGCAAGCCCCTGGCCGACCTGCTGATGGCCCCGACTCGCATCTACGTCAAGCCACTGCTCAAGCTGATCAAGGACACCGGTGCCGTCAAGGCCATGGCCCACATCACCGGTGGCGGCCTGCTGGACAACATCCCGCGCGTACTGCCAAAAGGCGCCCAGGCTGTGGTCGACGTGGCAAGCTGGACCCGCCCGGCGGTGTTCGACTGGCTGCAAGAAAAAGGCAACGTCGATGAAACCGAAATGCACCGCGTGCTGAACTGCGGCGTGGGCATGGTCATCTGCGTGGCCCAGGAGCACGTCGAGACGGCCCTGAACGTACTGCGTGAAGCCGGCGAGCAGCCTTGGGTCATCGGCCAGATCGCCACCGCCGCCGAAGGCGCTGCCCAGGTCGAGCTGAAAAACCTTAAGGCGCACTGA
- a CDS encoding C40 family peptidase: MLNRFAPLVPLALVTLLFGCAAHSPVSQQEQQPQVKNSVTAQSSSVAFQEEMASDKELAAFAGSKPYQLPVLADSILERGMSLIGTRYRFGGTSEAGFDCSGFIGYLFREEAGMNLPRSTREMINVNAPLVARNQLEPGDLLFFSTNGRRGRVSHAGIYLGDNQFIHSSSRRSGGVRIDSLGDSYWSKTFIEAKRALAMAPTVMTARK, encoded by the coding sequence ATGCTAAATCGCTTCGCACCCCTCGTGCCTCTCGCACTCGTTACCCTGTTGTTCGGTTGCGCTGCCCACTCTCCAGTGTCCCAGCAAGAGCAACAACCACAGGTCAAGAACTCCGTTACCGCCCAGTCTTCCTCCGTTGCGTTCCAGGAAGAAATGGCCTCCGACAAAGAGCTCGCAGCCTTCGCCGGCAGCAAGCCTTACCAGCTTCCAGTACTGGCCGACAGCATCCTGGAACGCGGCATGTCGTTGATCGGTACTCGCTACCGTTTTGGCGGGACCTCTGAAGCCGGCTTCGATTGCAGCGGTTTCATCGGTTACCTGTTCCGCGAAGAAGCCGGCATGAACCTGCCGCGCTCCACCCGTGAAATGATCAACGTGAACGCCCCACTGGTAGCACGCAACCAGTTGGAGCCCGGTGACCTGCTGTTCTTCAGCACCAACGGTCGTCGTGGTCGCGTCAGTCACGCCGGTATCTACCTGGGTGACAACCAGTTCATCCATTCCAGCAGCCGCCGCAGCGGTGGCGTGCGGATCGACAGCCTGGGCGACAGCTACTGGAGCAAGACCTTCATCGAAGCCAAGCGCGCCCTCGCCATGGCACCGACTGTGATGACTGCTCGCAAGTAA
- a CDS encoding DUF2066 domain-containing protein, protein MRLFKFLSVGCLSLISLASHAETLNGLYQVFEPVTSQTPEERNQATLRALDTLVLRLTGDAKAAQNPGLAAIRQDPQQIILQYGYDAGPPESLKVDFDPASTDRALRSAGLSLWSANRPSILGWWLNDSAEGSSLVGDGQASATPLRRAAQHRGLALHLPLADLSEQIVATAPNLEGSDPAPLRDASERYATDALLAVHAKEEGGQWHGTWRLWLGDQREQGTAQGADPAALADAVMLAVSQRLAPRFVAKPGVATEQLLEVQGMNLERYAALGRLLEPFGGQLQRVEGDRIVYRVNGSAEQLKAQLALAKLQEIPPGEAVAPVPVAPPAADGSVPVAAPAPAPAANLRFRW, encoded by the coding sequence ATGCGTTTGTTCAAGTTCTTGTCCGTGGGCTGCCTGTCGCTGATCAGCCTGGCGAGCCATGCCGAAACCCTCAACGGCCTCTATCAGGTGTTCGAACCAGTCACCAGCCAGACGCCGGAGGAGCGCAACCAGGCGACCCTGCGCGCCTTGGATACGCTGGTGCTGCGCCTGACCGGCGATGCCAAGGCGGCCCAGAACCCAGGCCTGGCAGCGATTCGCCAGGATCCGCAGCAAATCATTCTTCAATATGGCTACGATGCTGGCCCGCCGGAAAGCCTCAAGGTCGACTTCGACCCAGCGAGCACTGATCGGGCCTTGCGCTCGGCAGGGTTGTCGCTGTGGAGCGCGAACCGGCCATCGATCCTGGGTTGGTGGCTGAATGACTCGGCCGAGGGTTCCAGCCTGGTGGGCGATGGCCAGGCCAGCGCCACGCCGCTGCGACGTGCCGCCCAGCATCGGGGCCTGGCGCTGCACTTGCCGTTGGCTGACCTGAGCGAGCAGATCGTCGCCACCGCGCCAAACCTGGAAGGCAGCGATCCGGCGCCGTTGCGCGATGCCTCGGAACGCTACGCGACGGACGCCTTGCTGGCGGTCCACGCCAAGGAAGAAGGTGGTCAGTGGCATGGCACCTGGCGCCTGTGGCTGGGGGACCAGCGCGAGCAGGGCACAGCCCAGGGTGCCGATCCTGCGGCCCTGGCCGATGCGGTCATGCTCGCGGTGAGTCAGCGTCTGGCGCCGCGTTTCGTCGCCAAGCCGGGCGTGGCCACCGAGCAATTGCTGGAAGTGCAGGGCATGAACCTGGAGCGTTACGCGGCGCTAGGGCGTTTGCTCGAGCCGTTCGGTGGGCAGTTGCAGCGGGTTGAAGGGGACCGGATCGTCTATCGGGTCAACGGCAGTGCCGAACAGCTGAAGGCGCAGTTGGCCCTGGCCAAACTGCAGGAAATTCCACCCGGCGAGGCCGTCGCGCCAGTGCCTGTGGCGCCGCCAGCCGCCGATGGTTCGGTCCCGGTTGCAGCGCCAGCGCCTGCGCCAGCAGCCAATTTGCGGTTCCGTTGGTAG
- the hda gene encoding DnaA regulatory inactivator Hda, protein MKPIQLPLGVRLRDDATFINYYPGANAAALGYVERLCEADAGWTESLIYLWGKDGVGRTHLLQAACLRFEQLGEPAVYLPLAELLDRGVEILDNLEQYELVCLDDLQAVAGKADWEEALFHLFNRLRDSGRRLLIAASTSPRELPVKLADLKSRLTLALIFQMRPLSDEDKLRALQLRASRRGLHLTDEVGHFILTRGTRSMSALFELLERLDQASLQAQRKLTIPFLKETLGW, encoded by the coding sequence ATGAAACCGATTCAGCTGCCCCTAGGTGTGCGTCTGCGTGATGACGCCACCTTTATCAACTACTACCCAGGCGCCAATGCCGCTGCACTCGGCTATGTCGAGCGGCTTTGCGAAGCCGACGCCGGCTGGACCGAGAGCCTGATTTACCTGTGGGGCAAGGATGGGGTAGGGCGCACGCACTTGTTGCAGGCGGCTTGCCTGCGCTTCGAGCAATTGGGCGAACCTGCGGTGTACCTGCCGTTGGCCGAGTTGCTCGATCGCGGCGTGGAAATCCTCGACAACCTGGAACAGTACGAACTGGTTTGCCTGGACGATCTCCAGGCCGTGGCCGGCAAGGCTGATTGGGAAGAGGCGCTGTTTCATCTGTTCAATCGGTTGCGCGACAGTGGTCGACGCTTGCTGATCGCCGCATCGACGTCACCGCGGGAGCTGCCAGTGAAGCTGGCGGACCTCAAGTCCCGTCTCACCCTGGCGCTGATTTTCCAGATGCGCCCGCTGTCCGACGAAGACAAGCTCCGTGCCTTGCAGTTGCGCGCTTCCCGACGTGGCCTGCACCTGACCGACGAAGTCGGGCATTTCATCCTCACCCGTGGCACCCGCAGCATGAGTGCATTGTTCGAGCTGCTCGAACGCCTCGACCAGGCCTCACTCCAGGCCCAGCGCAAGCTGACTATTCCTTTTTTGAAAGAAACCTTGGGTTGGTAG
- a CDS encoding AI-2E family transporter: MGDTRRWFWLGGVALLFAFIYLLHPILTPFLVALLLAYLFDPVVDRLEKLGLSRTWGVVTVFALFTLIVVALLLVLIPMLAKQLLRLYELAPQMLDWLQHSAVPWVQSKLGLSDGFWKFDKVKAAISEHMGQTTDIVGVVLSQATASSLALIGWLANLVLIPVVAFYLLRDWDLMMAKIRSLLPRHREERIMTLTGECHEVLGAFVRGQLLVMVALGFIYAAGLMLVGLELGLLIGLIAGLAAIVPYMGFVIGIGAALIAGLFQFGGDLYPMVGIVAVFMVGQALEGMVLTPLLVGDRIGLHPVAVIFAILAGGELFGFTGILLALPVAAVIMVLVRHMHDLYKDSDIYSGAEDPDL; the protein is encoded by the coding sequence ATGGGCGATACGCGGCGTTGGTTCTGGTTGGGTGGGGTCGCCCTGCTGTTCGCGTTTATCTATCTGCTGCATCCGATCCTCACGCCGTTCCTGGTTGCGCTGTTGTTGGCCTATCTGTTTGACCCGGTGGTGGATCGCCTGGAAAAACTCGGCCTGTCGCGGACCTGGGGTGTGGTGACGGTCTTTGCGTTGTTCACTTTGATCGTGGTCGCGCTGTTGCTGGTGCTGATACCAATGCTCGCCAAGCAACTGCTGCGCCTGTACGAATTGGCGCCGCAGATGCTCGATTGGTTGCAGCACAGCGCGGTGCCGTGGGTGCAGTCGAAACTGGGGTTGTCGGACGGTTTCTGGAAGTTCGACAAGGTCAAGGCCGCCATCAGCGAGCACATGGGCCAGACCACCGACATAGTCGGAGTGGTGTTGAGCCAGGCCACGGCTTCGAGCCTGGCGTTGATCGGCTGGCTGGCGAACCTGGTGCTGATTCCCGTGGTGGCTTTCTACCTGCTGCGGGATTGGGATCTGATGATGGCCAAGATCCGCAGCCTGCTGCCACGTCATCGCGAAGAACGCATCATGACCCTGACCGGCGAATGCCACGAAGTGCTGGGGGCGTTCGTGCGCGGACAACTGCTGGTGATGGTGGCCCTGGGTTTCATCTATGCGGCTGGGTTGATGTTGGTCGGGTTGGAACTGGGACTGTTGATCGGCTTGATCGCCGGGCTGGCGGCCATCGTGCCGTACATGGGCTTTGTGATCGGGATTGGCGCGGCATTGATCGCCGGGTTGTTCCAGTTCGGCGGCGACTTGTACCCGATGGTGGGTATCGTGGCAGTGTTCATGGTCGGGCAGGCCCTGGAGGGCATGGTGCTGACGCCGCTGTTGGTGGGCGACCGCATTGGTCTGCATCCCGTGGCTGTGATCTTCGCAATCCTGGCAGGGGGCGAGTTGTTCGGCTTTACCGGGATCCTGCTGGCGTTGCCGGTGGCGGCGGTGATCATGGTGCTGGTGCGTCATATGCACGATCTGTACAAAGATTCGGACATCTACAGCGGCGCCGAAGACCCTGACCTGTAG
- a CDS encoding PQQ-dependent sugar dehydrogenase: protein MLKPPHLLIVALAAGLVACGESSTLQVSDGTGPAPKLPEPNKTLVPTVNIAEAIGWPEGAKPTPAQGLQVGAFAEGLDHPRWLYVLPNGDVLVAETNAPPKPDDAKGIRGWVMKKVMGRAGAGVPSPNRITLLRDANHDGIAETRTVFLENLNSPFGMTLVGNDLYVADTDRLIRFPYKDGDTQIKAQPTKVVDLPGGTLNHHWTKNVIASRDGSKLYVTTGSNSNVAENGMEAEEGRAAIWEVDRASGNHRIFASGLRNPNGLAWEPRSGALWTAVNERDEIGSDLVPDYITSVKDGAFYGWPYSYYGQHVDTRVEPQNPTLVAKAIAPDYAVGPHTASLGLSFAEGSTLPAPFTEGAFVGQHGSWNRKPHSGYKVIFVPFNGGKPVGQPVDVLTGFLNADEKAQGRPVGVVIDKQGGLLVADDVGNKIWRVSGK, encoded by the coding sequence ATGCTCAAGCCACCCCATCTCCTGATCGTCGCCCTCGCCGCCGGGCTTGTCGCTTGCGGCGAGTCTTCCACCTTGCAAGTGTCCGATGGCACCGGGCCTGCGCCGAAGCTGCCCGAACCGAACAAGACTCTCGTCCCGACCGTCAACATCGCCGAAGCCATCGGCTGGCCCGAAGGCGCCAAGCCAACCCCAGCCCAGGGCCTGCAAGTGGGCGCGTTCGCTGAAGGGCTGGACCATCCGCGCTGGCTGTATGTGTTGCCCAACGGTGATGTGCTGGTGGCCGAAACCAACGCTCCGCCCAAGCCGGACGACGCCAAGGGCATCCGTGGCTGGGTGATGAAAAAGGTCATGGGCCGCGCCGGCGCCGGAGTGCCAAGCCCCAATCGCATCACACTGTTGCGCGACGCCAATCACGACGGCATCGCCGAAACCCGCACGGTGTTCCTGGAAAACCTCAACTCGCCGTTCGGCATGACCCTGGTGGGCAATGACCTGTACGTGGCCGATACCGACCGACTGATCCGCTTCCCCTACAAGGACGGCGACACGCAAATCAAGGCGCAACCGACCAAGGTTGTCGATCTGCCCGGGGGCACGCTCAACCACCACTGGACCAAGAACGTGATTGCCAGCCGCGATGGCAGCAAGTTGTACGTCACCACGGGCTCGAACAGCAACGTCGCGGAAAATGGCATGGAGGCCGAAGAGGGTCGCGCGGCCATTTGGGAAGTGGACCGTGCCAGCGGCAATCACCGGATCTTCGCCTCGGGCCTGCGCAACCCCAACGGCCTGGCCTGGGAGCCCCGCAGCGGCGCGCTGTGGACGGCGGTGAACGAGCGGGATGAGATCGGCAGCGACCTGGTGCCGGACTACATCACGTCGGTCAAGGACGGCGCATTCTATGGCTGGCCCTACAGCTACTACGGGCAGCACGTCGATACCCGGGTCGAACCGCAGAACCCGACGCTGGTGGCCAAGGCCATCGCCCCGGACTACGCCGTCGGCCCCCACACCGCTTCATTGGGCCTGAGCTTCGCCGAGGGCAGCACCTTGCCCGCACCGTTTACCGAAGGGGCTTTCGTCGGCCAGCATGGCTCCTGGAACCGTAAGCCCCACAGTGGTTACAAAGTGATTTTCGTACCGTTCAACGGCGGCAAGCCAGTAGGGCAACCGGTGGATGTGTTGACCGGTTTCCTGAATGCCGACGAAAAAGCCCAGGGCCGGCCAGTGGGCGTGGTGATCGATAAGCAGGGCGGGTTGTTGGTGGCGGATGATGTGGGGAACAAGATTTGGCGGGTGTCAGGCAAATAA
- the cobO gene encoding cob(I)yrinic acid a,c-diamide adenosyltransferase produces MTDTPDRDERHLARMLRKKAVIDERIANSPNECGLLLVLTGNGKGKSSSAFGMLARSMGHGMQCGVVQFIKGRNSTGEELFFRRFPEQVRFHVMGEGFTWETQDRQRDIAAAETAWAVSRQLLSDPSIGLVVLDELNIALKHGYLDLDQVLSDLQARPPMQHVVVTGRGAKPEMIELADTVTEMGMIKHAFQAGIKAQKGVEL; encoded by the coding sequence ATGACCGACACCCCTGATCGCGACGAACGCCACCTGGCGCGCATGCTGCGCAAGAAAGCCGTGATCGACGAGCGCATCGCCAATTCGCCGAACGAATGTGGCTTGCTGCTGGTGCTGACCGGTAACGGCAAAGGCAAGAGCAGCTCGGCGTTCGGCATGCTGGCCCGGTCCATGGGGCACGGCATGCAATGTGGGGTGGTGCAGTTCATCAAGGGGCGCAACAGCACCGGTGAAGAGCTGTTTTTCCGCCGGTTCCCGGAGCAGGTACGTTTTCATGTGATGGGCGAAGGGTTTACCTGGGAAACCCAGGACCGCCAGCGCGACATCGCCGCCGCTGAAACTGCCTGGGCCGTATCGCGGCAATTGCTCAGCGATCCGTCCATTGGCCTGGTGGTGCTTGATGAGCTCAATATCGCCCTCAAGCACGGTTACCTCGACCTCGATCAGGTGTTGAGCGATCTGCAGGCCCGTCCGCCGATGCAGCATGTGGTGGTGACCGGTCGCGGCGCCAAGCCGGAGATGATCGAGCTGGCCGACACCGTGACTGAAATGGGCATGATCAAGCATGCGTTCCAGGCGGGCATCAAGGCGCAGAAAGGCGTCGAACTGTGA
- a CDS encoding C40 family peptidase, whose product MSTSARLALMFLAALLSACASRTPPPAPVVFAPSQSFSPAAEDVLFRALGLVGTPYRWGGNTPDSGFDCSGLIGYVYRDAAGISLPRSTREMIGMRAPDVGKEALQTGDLIFFATNGGSQVSHAGIYVGEGRFVHAPATGGTVKLDSLSKAYWQKAYLSAKRVLQPEHLARNP is encoded by the coding sequence ATGTCGACGTCGGCCCGCCTCGCTCTCATGTTCCTCGCCGCGCTGCTCAGTGCGTGTGCCAGCCGTACACCGCCGCCGGCACCGGTGGTCTTTGCCCCCTCGCAATCCTTTTCCCCGGCCGCCGAAGATGTGCTCTTCCGAGCGCTGGGCCTGGTGGGGACGCCGTACCGTTGGGGGGGTAACACACCGGATTCGGGTTTTGATTGCAGTGGCCTGATTGGTTATGTCTACCGCGACGCCGCTGGCATTTCCTTGCCGCGCTCAACCCGCGAAATGATCGGCATGCGTGCTCCCGATGTCGGCAAGGAAGCCTTGCAGACTGGCGACCTGATTTTCTTTGCCACCAACGGCGGCTCCCAGGTCAGCCACGCCGGGATCTATGTGGGCGAGGGGCGTTTTGTTCATGCGCCGGCCACTGGCGGTACGGTCAAGCTCGATAGCCTGTCCAAGGCTTATTGGCAGAAGGCCTACCTGAGCGCCAAGCGGGTGTTGCAGCCGGAGCATCTGGCGCGTAATCCCTGA